One segment of Theobroma cacao cultivar B97-61/B2 chromosome 9, Criollo_cocoa_genome_V2, whole genome shotgun sequence DNA contains the following:
- the LOC18588977 gene encoding cytochrome b-c1 complex subunit 7-1 isoform X2: MSSFLQSFLDPKKSWLAALHMKALSTRLRKYGLRYDDLYDPYYDLDIKEALNRLPREIVDARNQRLKRAMDLSMKHKYLPKDLQAMQTPFRSYLQDMLALVSSICYTAIL, encoded by the exons ATGTCGTCGTTTTTGCAATCATTTCTGGATCCGAAGAAGAGCTGGTTGGCAGCTCTGCACATGAAAGCCCTCTCCACCCGCCTCCGCAAATATG GCCTTCGCTACGACGATCTTTACGATCCTTACTACGATCTGGATATCAAGGAGGCGTTGAATCGGCTGCCACGTGAGATCGTCGATGCCCGTAACCAACGCCTTAAGCGTGCCATGGACCTCTCTATGAAGCACAAGTATCTCCCCAAAGATCTTCAG GCTATGCAGACACCATTTCGGAGCTATCTTCAAGATATGCTTGCTCTT GTGTCTTCAATTTGTTATACGGCTATCTTATAG
- the LOC18588976 gene encoding potassium channel AKT1, translating into MPSKKKRVLFCGAREEEEGEGGSCTREVVGDRRSLSKEGSQYSFSVGVLPSLGPYRSNRKVKLRRFILSPFDPRYRSWETFLVFLVFYTAWVSPFEFGFLEKPEHPLSITDNVVNAFFAIDIVLTFFVAYLDKTSYLLVDEPKEIAWRYARTWLLFDVISIVPAEIARAILPHPFPSYGLLTLLRLWRLRRVSQLFSRLEKDKNYSYFWVRCLKLLCVTLFAAHFAGCIFYYMAAQYHNPGRAWMHLYEEDWKQLPLQDRYITSFYWSIVTLTTTGYGDLHPVNSKEMAFDIFYLLFNLGLQAYLVGNMTNLIVHGASRTRKFRENIQAASNFAQRNQLPVRLQDQMLDHLSLRYRTDSEGVQQQETIDALPKAIRSSIAHFLFYSLVDEVYLFRGVSNDLLFQLVSEMKAEYYPPNEDVILQNEGPTEMYILVTGAVELIVQRNGAELVIDEGTTGDVVGEIGVLCYRPQLFTVRTKRLSQLLRLNRNEFLNIVQANVGDGTIIMNNLLQHLKESNDPVMEEILHETEHMLARGRMDLPLSLCFAAARRDDLLLQQLLKRGSDPNEQDNDGRTALHIAASNGSEHCIVLLLEYGADPNIRDSEGNVPLWEAIMGKHESVIKLLVDNGATLSSGDVGQFACSAVEQNRLDSLKDIVKYGGDVSQARSNGTAPIHAAICEGNIEMVRFLLEQGADIDVKDSDGWTARALADHQGHEEILALLQNRPEVKKLSVVTIPKKKLASHGKTIAKYSSEPTISSYISEVVPPVPEVTWMDNRRRRKANTFHNSLFGIISAANTGESPSAAGFPALSPLSNYSARVTISCPERSQVPSKLILLPKSLEELLDVGAQRFGFSLTRVMTEVGAEIDDIELIRDGDHLVLVSAEYEIPTSQYIKGSIQSSTSSTYGGT; encoded by the exons ATGCCGAGTAAGAAGAAAAGAGTGTTGTTTTGTGGAgcaagagaagaagaagaaggagaaggcGGGTCATGTACGAGAGAAGTGGTAGGTGATCGACGTTCATTGTCAAAGGAAGGTAGCCAATATAGCTTCAGCGTAGGCGTTTTGCCTTCTCTTGGCCCTTATCGTAGTAACCGCAAGGTCAAGCTTCGTCGCTTCATTCTCTCCCCTTTTGATCCCCGCTATAG AAGCTGGGAGACATTTCTGGTATTTCTAGTGTTCTACACAGCATGGGTTTCTCCATTTGAATTTGGGTTCCTGGAGAAACCTGAACACCCTCTCTCCATAACGGACAACGTTGTCAATGCATTTTTTGCCATAGACATCGTGTTGACCTTCTTTGTAGCATACCTTGACAAAACCTCGTATCTACTGGTGGATGAGCCCAAAGAGATTGCTTGGAGATACGCACGTACCTGGTTGCTTTTTGATGTCATCTCCATCGTCCCTGCTGAAATTGCTCGGGCTATATTGCCCCACCCGTTTCCATCATACGGTCTACTTACTTTGCTACGTCTCTGGCGTCTTCGGAGAGTCAGTCAATTATTTTCCAG GTTGGAGAAAGATAAGAACTATAGCTATTTTTGGGTTCGATGCCTCAAGCTGCTCTGC GTTACTCTCTTTGCTGCTCATTTTGCTGGTTGTATCTTCTACTATATGGCTGCTCAATATCATAACCCGGGGAGGGCATGGATGCATCTTTACGAAGAGGACTGGAAGCAACTGCCGTTACAGGACCGGTATATAACATCCTTTTACTGGTCCATAGTCACGCTTACAACCACTGGTTATGGTGATCTGCATCCAGTGAATTCAAAGGAGATGGCATTCGACATATTCTACTTGCTCTTTAATCTTGGACTGCAAGCATACCTAGTTGGAAATATGACCAACTTGATTGTCCATGGAGCAAGTCGAACTAGAAAATTT AGAGAAAACATCCAAGCTGCCTCAAATTTTGCCCAAAGGAATCAACTCCCAGTTCGCCTGCAAGATCAGATGCTCGATCATTTGTCTTTGAGGTACCGAACTGACTCAGAAGGGGTGCAGCAGCAAGAGACTATTGATGCCCTTCCTAAAGCTATTAGATCAAGCATTGCACACTTTCTGTTCTATTCACTGGTTGATGAAGTGTACTTGTTCCGTGGAGTATCAAACGACTTACTTTTCCAACTG GTCTCGGAGATGAAAGCTGAGTATTATCCTCCTAATGAAGATGTGATTTTACAGAATGAAGGGCCTACAGAAATGTACATATTGGTGACTGGTGCTGTG GAACTGATTGTGCAAAGAAATGGAGCAGAACTG GTTATTGATGAGGGAACCACTGGAGATGTTGTTGGTGAGATAGGAGTGCTTTGTTACAGGCCACAATTGTTTACAGTTCGGACCAAACGATTGAGTCAGCTGCTTCGTTTGAACCGcaatgaatttttaaatattgttcAGGCAAATGTTGGAGATGGGACAATAATCATGAACAATCTTCTTCAG CATCTGAAGGAGTCCAATGATCCAGTGATGGAAGAAATTTTGCATGAGACGGAGCACATGCTAGCAAGAGGCAGAATGGATTTGCCTCTTAGTTTATGCTTTGCAGCAGCCAGAAGAGATGACTTATTGCTGCAGCAGTTGCTGAAACGTGGTTCAGATCCAAATGAGCAGGACAATGATGGGCGAACAGCATTG CATATCGCCGCATCCAATGGAAGTGAGCACTGTATAGTTCTGCTTCTAGAGTATGGAGCAGATCCTAACATTAGAG ATTCCGAAGGAAATGTTCCATTATGGGAAGCAATAATGGGGAAGCATGAATCTGTGATTAAACTTCTGGTAGATAATGGTGCAACGTTATCTTCTGGTGATGTGGGTCAGTTCGCTTGCTCTGCTGTTGAACAAAACAGGTTAGATTCACTTAAGGACATTGTCAAATATGGAGGGGATGTAAGCCAGGCCAGGAGCAATGGAACTGCACCGATCCATGCTGCAATTTGTGAAGGAAACATTGAAATGGTTAGGTTCCTGTTAGAGCAGGGAGCTGATATCGATGTGAAAGACTCCGATGGATGGACAGCAAGGGCTTTGGCAGATCATCAGGGCCATGAAGAGATACTGGCATTATTGCAAAACCGGCCAGAGGTCAAGAAATTATCAGTTGTCACAATTCCAAAGAAGAAATTAGCCTCACATGGGAAGACCATTGCCAAGTACAGCAGCGAGCCTACAATATCTTCATATATTTCTGAAGTTGTGCCACCAGTTCCAGAGGTGACATGGATGGACAACCGTCGAAGGCGAAAAGCAAACACTTTCCACAATTCATTATTTGGTATAATATCAGCTGCCAATACTG GTGAAAGTCCTTCAGCAGCAGGTTTTCCAGCTTTGTCACCTTTAAGCAACTATTCGGCTAGAGTCACAATCAGTTGCCCTGAAAGAAGTCAAGTTCCCAGTAAGCTCATTCTTTTGCCAAAGTCCTTAGAAGAACTTCTGGATGTTGGTGCCCAAAGATTTGGCTTCTCCCTAACTAGAGTTATGACAGAAGTAGgagctgaaattgatgatatagAGCTTATTAGAGATGGAGATCATCTTGTTCTTGTAAGTGCCGAATATGAAATTCCAACAAGCCAGTATATTAAAGGTTCAATTCAAAGCAGTACATCCAGCACCTATGGTGGCACCTAA
- the LOC18588979 gene encoding uncharacterized protein LOC18588979, whose product MRGVILVSVLLCATCHLALSATNGTAERNGTVADGLLDNGNFERAPNATNMKGTVVVGRYAIPGWINEGFVEYIKSGQKQGDMLLVVPEGAYAVRLGNDASIKQAIKVIVGLYYSITFSAARTCAQEERLNVTVAPDSGVLPIQTVYSSNGWDSYAWAFKAIAAVIELIIHNTGKEEDPACGPLIDAVAIKALYPPRATNKNILKNAGFEEGAYIFPNTPWGVLIPPNIEDDHSPLPGWMVESLKAVKYIDSDHYFVPQGRRAVELVAGKESAIAQVARTIIGKTYTLSFSVGDANNSCAGSMVVEAFAGKDTLKVPYESKGTGGFKRAVLTFKAVSTRTRIMFLSTFYTMRSDDFSSLCGPVVDDVKLLSVRKP is encoded by the exons ATGCGAGGGGTCATCTTAGTGTCGGTGCTCCTTTGCGCCACCTGCCATCTCGCCCTTTCCGCAACCAATGGCACCGCGGAGAGGAACGGCACTGTGGCAGACG GGCTACTAGATAATGGAAACTTTGAGCGCGCCCCAAATGCAACAAACATGAAGGGAACCGTGGTTGTGGGGCGGTACGCAATACCAGGATGGATAAATGAGGGCTTTGTTGAATACATAAAGTCTGGGCAAAAGCAAGGGGACATGTTGCTGGTGGTGCCCGAGGGGGCGTATGCAGTTAGGCTAGGAAACGACGCATCCATCAAGCAGGCTATAAAGGTGATCGTAGGGCTGTACTACTCCATCACATTCAGTGCAGCTCGGACTTGTGCTCAAGAGGAGAGGTTGAACGTCACGGTGGCACCGGATTCCGGTGTGCTGCCTATCCAAACGGTGTATAGCAGCAACGGTTGGGACAGTTATGCATGGGCATTCAAAGCAATAGCTGCTGTAATAGAGTTGATTATTCATAATACAGGAAAGGAGGAAGATCCAGCTTGCGGACCCCTCATTGATGCTGTTGCTATCAAGGCTTTATATCCTCCCAGAGCAACCAACA AGAACATACTGAAAAATGCAGGTTTCGAAGAAGGTGCGTATATATTCCCCAACACTCCATGGGGTGTCCTAATCCCACCCAACATCGAAGATGATCACTCTCCTCTCCCTGGATGGATGGTCGAATCCCTCAAGGCCGTCAAGTACATCGACTCAGACCATTACTTTGTGCCTCAAGGGCGAAGAGCAGTGGAGCTAGTCGCTGGGAAAGAGAGCGCTATTGCTCAAGTAGCAAGAACCATCATTGGCAAAACATACACACTCTCCTTCTCCGTCGGGGATGCTAACAATTCTTGTGCAGGTTCTATGGTTGTGGAGGCATTCGCTGGCAAAGACACGCTCAAAGTTCCCTACGAGTCAAAGGGCACAGGTGGATTCAAGCGTGCTGTGCTTACATTCAAGGCTGTTTCCACCAGGACAAGAATCATGTTCCTCAGCACCTTTTACACTATGAGGAGTGATGACTTCTCTTCTCTATGCGGCCCTGTCGTTGACGATGTGAAGTTATTGAGTGTCCGTAAACCTTGA
- the LOC18588977 gene encoding cytochrome b-c1 complex subunit 7-2 isoform X1, which yields MSSFLQSFLDPKKSWLAALHMKALSTRLRKYGLRYDDLYDPYYDLDIKEALNRLPREIVDARNQRLKRAMDLSMKHKYLPKDLQAMQTPFRSYLQDMLALVKKERAEREALGALPLYQRTIP from the exons ATGTCGTCGTTTTTGCAATCATTTCTGGATCCGAAGAAGAGCTGGTTGGCAGCTCTGCACATGAAAGCCCTCTCCACCCGCCTCCGCAAATATG GCCTTCGCTACGACGATCTTTACGATCCTTACTACGATCTGGATATCAAGGAGGCGTTGAATCGGCTGCCACGTGAGATCGTCGATGCCCGTAACCAACGCCTTAAGCGTGCCATGGACCTCTCTATGAAGCACAAGTATCTCCCCAAAGATCTTCAG GCTATGCAGACACCATTTCGGAGCTATCTTCAAGATATGCTTGCTCTT GTGAAGAAGGAGAGAGCAGAGCGTGAAGCTTTAGGAGCTTTACCCCTGTATCAGCGAACCATTCCTTGA